A window from Leptospira meyeri encodes these proteins:
- the pepN gene encoding aminopeptidase N, producing MKKLLQIFTLISLVLLLDCRLKKSVYHLTQSEAETRFEIIEDIHYEMDVHLTSGDSFTGKVKIQFLGKKLNDLRLDYFQGKINSIVLNEESLTNLTYENGHIQLPANNLMIGNNTLTVEFETPYAKTGNGLHKFTDPDDKEVYLYSQFEAFHANKMFPCFDQPDLKATFKLNVTVPKNWKVISTTLPNGQSKGTNTDEISYSFPESAKISTYVFSLHAGPYQVWEDHFESIPLRLFVRKSLAKYVDPKDWFTFTKEGFAFFNSYFGIPYPFLKYDQIIVPEFNFGAMENVGAVTFSERFVSRAPMTRSQRENLSDVVLHEMAHMWFGNLVTMRWWNGLWLNESFATYMASLAQAKNSEFKETWISFFEKMKQWAYEEDSYITNHPVEAKVSDTEEAFTQFDGITYGKGASVLKQLVYFIGEESFQRGVQNYLRKYSYSNSTLTDFLKELEFASGFPMKKWSKDWLETKGTNQVELTTICTENQFYWKIVQSAPGLENKLRDHKTILGLYFFDKPNKQLSFEEVPVVYSGRSTNAIFPVKACPNYTFINAEDHDFSIWKWTESNKDNLEYVLEFDTDPMRKLILWTDYFRQVQLANITFDEFKDTTIRLYSSETDIKIKRWILSRIAGDNGSTYFTSRFWFPEEKRIRDLNSLQTFIWEELLKAKPGSDEQRYLFVSLVDSTYTAHAKKRLYDFLENKLSVNGLKIDQDLRWNLIVKLSSLETDRTQIQNIIDREKKTDPSSRGVNSSLAAEGAEPNRSVKEKWIQILLNPKSSQYSSSTLRVVSYSLFPEHQKDIQLTFLDTYLDALDKFNNGEDENYLDAFAKSLAPDFCTDETLLIIKKFTGNHPRLPAPVKKTLLKQIDSEKKCVEMKNKHKDLIAN from the coding sequence TGTTCATTTAACATCAGGAGATAGTTTTACGGGAAAGGTCAAAATCCAGTTTTTGGGAAAAAAACTCAACGATCTACGATTAGACTATTTCCAAGGAAAAATTAATAGTATTGTTTTAAATGAAGAAAGTCTAACTAACCTTACTTACGAAAATGGTCATATCCAATTGCCAGCTAACAATCTGATGATTGGTAACAACACACTCACGGTTGAATTTGAAACTCCTTATGCAAAAACGGGAAACGGTCTGCATAAATTCACAGATCCTGATGATAAAGAAGTGTATTTGTATTCTCAATTCGAAGCTTTCCATGCAAACAAAATGTTTCCATGTTTTGACCAGCCTGATTTAAAAGCGACTTTCAAACTAAATGTTACTGTTCCTAAAAATTGGAAGGTAATTTCCACAACTCTTCCCAATGGCCAATCCAAAGGAACCAACACAGACGAAATTTCTTATTCATTCCCTGAATCAGCAAAAATCTCAACTTATGTTTTTTCTCTCCATGCAGGTCCTTATCAAGTTTGGGAAGATCATTTTGAATCCATACCTTTACGGTTATTCGTAAGAAAGTCTCTAGCAAAATATGTAGATCCCAAAGACTGGTTTACCTTTACCAAAGAAGGATTTGCTTTTTTTAATTCTTATTTTGGAATTCCTTATCCGTTTTTAAAATATGATCAAATCATCGTTCCTGAGTTTAATTTTGGTGCCATGGAAAATGTTGGGGCCGTCACTTTTTCAGAACGTTTTGTATCTCGTGCCCCAATGACAAGATCCCAAAGAGAAAATCTTTCTGACGTTGTTTTACACGAGATGGCACATATGTGGTTTGGAAACTTGGTCACCATGCGTTGGTGGAATGGACTTTGGCTTAACGAAAGTTTTGCGACTTATATGGCGAGTTTGGCCCAAGCGAAGAATTCCGAATTCAAAGAAACCTGGATTAGTTTTTTTGAAAAAATGAAACAATGGGCCTATGAAGAAGATAGTTATATCACAAATCATCCTGTAGAAGCAAAGGTTTCTGATACTGAAGAAGCTTTCACACAATTCGATGGAATCACTTATGGAAAGGGTGCTTCTGTTCTTAAACAACTAGTTTATTTTATCGGAGAGGAGTCTTTTCAACGTGGAGTTCAAAATTATCTAAGAAAGTATTCTTATTCAAATTCTACACTCACTGACTTCTTAAAGGAGTTAGAATTTGCTAGTGGTTTCCCAATGAAGAAATGGTCCAAAGATTGGTTAGAAACCAAAGGAACCAACCAAGTGGAACTAACTACCATTTGTACTGAGAACCAATTCTATTGGAAAATTGTACAATCTGCACCAGGATTAGAAAATAAACTCCGTGATCATAAAACTATCTTAGGTCTTTACTTTTTTGATAAACCCAACAAACAACTTTCCTTTGAAGAAGTTCCTGTCGTTTATTCAGGCCGGTCCACAAATGCAATTTTTCCGGTAAAAGCCTGCCCCAATTATACTTTTATCAACGCAGAAGACCATGATTTTTCCATTTGGAAATGGACAGAATCAAACAAAGATAATTTAGAATACGTTTTAGAATTTGACACAGATCCAATGCGAAAACTCATCTTGTGGACTGATTACTTTAGACAAGTACAACTTGCAAATATTACCTTTGATGAATTTAAGGATACGACAATTCGTTTGTATTCCTCCGAAACTGATATCAAAATCAAACGTTGGATTTTATCTAGAATAGCTGGCGATAACGGTTCAACCTATTTCACCAGTCGTTTTTGGTTTCCTGAAGAAAAACGAATTCGTGATTTAAATTCCTTACAAACATTCATATGGGAAGAACTTCTAAAGGCAAAACCGGGAAGCGATGAACAAAGATATTTGTTTGTGTCACTTGTTGATTCAACTTATACCGCCCATGCAAAAAAAAGATTGTATGACTTTCTGGAAAACAAACTTTCTGTTAACGGACTAAAAATCGACCAAGATTTACGATGGAATCTCATCGTAAAATTGAGTTCTCTAGAAACAGACAGAACTCAAATCCAAAACATCATTGATCGTGAGAAAAAAACAGATCCTTCTAGTAGGGGGGTTAATTCTAGTTTGGCGGCAGAAGGTGCCGAACCCAATCGTTCGGTAAAAGAAAAATGGATTCAAATCTTACTCAATCCCAAATCGAGTCAATATTCCTCCTCTACTCTTCGAGTGGTTTCCTATTCTCTCTTTCCTGAACATCAAAAAGATATCCAACTAACTTTTTTAGATACCTATTTGGATGCGTTGGACAAGTTTAACAACGGAGAAGATGAAAACTATTTGGATGCGTTTGCCAAAAGTTTGGCACCTGATTTTTGTACAGATGAAACTCTTCTGATCATCAAGAAGTTTACAGGAAACCATCCCCGTCTTCCTGCCCCTGTCAAAAAAACTCTTTTGAAACAAATTGATTCGGAAAAAAAATGTGTCGAAATGAAGAATAAACATAAAGATCTAATCGCAAACTAA